From a region of the Lentilactobacillus curieae genome:
- a CDS encoding cysteine desulfurase family protein yields MIYFDNSATTQALPEVVDTYDKVSKSVWGNPSSLHNFGDQAFQLLEQSRKQIADLLKVHADEIYFTSGGTEGDNWVLKGTAIEKREYGKHLITTSVEHPAIHNSMEQLKQLGYDVTYLPVDDEGRINVDDLKAAIRPDTILVSIMAVNNEIGTIQPLKEAAEVLKDFPKIHFHVDAVQGIGKGIQDIIMNDRVDFVTFSGHKFHAPRGTGFIYAKRGRRIAPLMNGGGQEKNQRSGTENVPAIAAMAKALRLLLGKETKANQTEREIKQRIFDHVSKFDKVVPFSKNTDQFAPHILCFAITGVRGETIVHAFEEHGIYISTTSACSSKKHLASSTLSAMNVPEDVSTSAVRISLGDQNTLAEADEFIKVFDQLYTEFDKLS; encoded by the coding sequence ATGATTTATTTTGATAATAGTGCAACGACACAGGCGTTGCCCGAAGTAGTCGATACTTACGATAAGGTAAGTAAGAGTGTCTGGGGTAACCCATCTAGTTTGCATAACTTTGGAGATCAAGCATTTCAGCTGTTAGAGCAATCTCGAAAGCAAATTGCAGACCTGTTAAAAGTGCATGCAGACGAAATCTACTTTACGAGTGGTGGGACTGAAGGGGACAACTGGGTTCTCAAAGGTACCGCAATTGAAAAGCGCGAATACGGTAAGCATTTAATCACGACCTCGGTTGAACATCCAGCAATTCATAATTCGATGGAACAACTGAAGCAGTTGGGTTATGACGTAACCTACCTACCAGTTGATGACGAGGGTCGAATCAATGTCGATGATTTAAAGGCAGCAATCAGACCAGATACGATTTTAGTGTCAATTATGGCTGTCAACAACGAAATTGGTACTATTCAACCGCTTAAGGAAGCAGCTGAAGTGCTTAAGGATTTCCCTAAGATTCACTTCCACGTTGATGCTGTTCAGGGAATCGGTAAAGGAATTCAAGACATAATTATGAATGACCGGGTTGATTTTGTGACATTCTCTGGCCATAAATTTCATGCCCCACGAGGAACTGGCTTTATTTATGCAAAACGTGGTCGGAGAATTGCCCCATTGATGAATGGCGGCGGTCAAGAAAAAAACCAACGTTCAGGAACTGAAAATGTACCAGCAATTGCTGCTATGGCAAAAGCATTAAGATTGTTGCTAGGTAAAGAAACTAAGGCAAATCAGACTGAACGGGAAATTAAGCAGCGAATTTTCGATCATGTAAGTAAATTTGATAAAGTTGTTCCGTTCTCTAAGAATACTGACCAGTTTGCACCACATATTCTGTGTTTTGCCATTACTGGCGTTCGTGGAGAAACTATTGTTCATGCGTTTGAGGAACACGGAATTTATATTTCAACAACCAGTGCTTGTTCATCTAAGAAGCATTTGGCTTCTAGCACATTGTCTGCAATGAATGTTCCAGAAGATGTTTCAACAAGTGCAGTTCGAATTTCCTTAGGTGATCAGAATACATTGGCAGAGGCTGATGAGTTTATTAAGGTTTTTGATCAGCTATACACTGAGTTTGATAAGTTAAGTTAG
- the ezrA gene encoding septation ring formation regulator EzrA yields MLILLIGIIIVAGGCYLGFVFYQRKTIKMATQVYDSKKKLGEIPLDDEFKLAKQMNLTGESQKKYDLLYNKYQVYKNRMLPDIDSQIELVKEDGKGINFIKTRNDWKNANSSIDKADETIKEIQADLAQLHDLNKQHHLAINELKKQNEQYRKTLLEDNEKFGPSIDGLEKMLEDVENTYDEFIDLTEKGDPNGAEEVLTDLKNSSNKLSDYIDKIPGLYASLNDEFVTQLNEISDGYHEMKGQHYNFKGDNILPKAAALKNKRSTNLEELRKLNIGLVQKNNNDIADSIDSLYDSLEQEIKARKTVEKENEVLAEYLEHVTTQNDDLDTKLKRLSVSYDLNHQEVETNRQYGQQIHVIQTDFDKHQAAVAEGSAVYSEIADRQDKMTRDLSQIEQSQKNLYDSIITIPEKEESARKSLREFDLEMRNKKRRIDNLNLPGLPDDYTDSFTNVVKEIKRLDDSINLPKVNVDDVSKQVVMIESDIDSVEEATKKLIDDARLAEQALQYSNRYVSSNEEIANASRQARQLFDRENNYHESLAVISQALESEKPGSYEKLKDDYYAKAQ; encoded by the coding sequence ATGTTAATACTTCTGATCGGAATCATTATAGTTGCCGGCGGCTGCTATTTGGGGTTTGTCTTCTATCAACGGAAGACTATAAAAATGGCTACTCAGGTGTATGACAGTAAAAAGAAATTGGGTGAGATTCCACTTGATGATGAGTTCAAGCTTGCAAAGCAGATGAACTTAACTGGTGAATCTCAGAAAAAATATGATTTGCTGTATAACAAATATCAAGTTTATAAGAATCGGATGCTTCCGGATATCGACAGTCAAATTGAGTTGGTTAAAGAAGATGGTAAGGGAATTAACTTTATTAAGACCCGTAATGATTGGAAAAATGCCAACTCATCAATTGATAAGGCAGATGAAACAATCAAGGAGATCCAAGCTGATTTGGCTCAGCTACATGATTTGAATAAACAACATCATTTAGCAATCAATGAATTAAAGAAACAAAATGAACAGTACCGAAAGACTCTTCTTGAGGATAATGAAAAATTTGGCCCAAGTATAGATGGCCTGGAGAAGATGCTGGAGGATGTTGAAAACACTTATGATGAATTCATCGATCTAACTGAGAAGGGTGATCCAAATGGTGCTGAAGAGGTACTGACGGACCTAAAAAACTCTTCGAACAAGTTATCCGACTACATCGATAAGATTCCAGGCCTATATGCTAGCTTAAACGATGAGTTTGTTACTCAGTTAAATGAAATTTCCGATGGTTACCACGAGATGAAAGGGCAACATTATAATTTCAAGGGAGACAACATTCTTCCTAAGGCTGCTGCATTAAAGAATAAGCGCAGCACTAATTTGGAAGAATTACGCAAACTAAATATTGGCTTGGTTCAAAAGAACAATAATGACATTGCTGATTCTATCGACTCACTTTATGACAGTCTAGAACAGGAAATTAAAGCTAGAAAAACAGTTGAGAAAGAAAATGAAGTATTAGCAGAGTATCTTGAACACGTTACAACCCAAAATGATGATCTGGATACAAAACTTAAGCGCCTTTCAGTTTCATACGATTTAAACCATCAAGAAGTTGAAACTAACCGTCAATATGGTCAACAAATTCATGTGATTCAAACTGATTTTGATAAGCACCAGGCTGCTGTTGCAGAGGGTAGTGCGGTTTATTCAGAAATTGCTGACCGTCAAGATAAGATGACCCGTGATTTATCACAAATTGAACAATCACAAAAGAATTTGTATGATTCAATCATTACCATTCCAGAAAAGGAAGAGAGTGCTCGAAAGTCTCTTCGAGAATTTGACCTGGAAATGAGAAATAAGAAGCGCCGAATCGATAATTTGAATTTACCTGGCCTGCCAGACGACTATACAGATTCATTCACTAATGTGGTTAAAGAAATCAAGAGACTAGATGATTCAATCAACTTGCCAAAGGTAAATGTCGATGACGTTTCTAAACAAGTTGTTATGATTGAATCTGATATTGATTCAGTTGAGGAAGCTACCAAGAAGTTGATTGATGATGCTAGATTGGCTGAACAAGCACTTCAGTACTCTAATCGCTATGTTTCAAGCAACGAAGAGATTGCTAATGCTAGTCGCCAAGCGCGTCAGTTGTTTGATCGAGAAAACAATTATCACGAAAGTTTGGCCGTTATTAGTCAGGCTCTTGAAAGCGAAAAGCCCGGTAGTTACGAAAAACTTAAAGATGACTACTACGCTAAAGCACAATAA
- a CDS encoding GAF domain-containing protein gives MQEVKNLVNQQLDALLTGERDQVANMANASALLNQTLPNINWVGFYRYESKNDELILGPFQGNVACIHIKNGNGVCGTALKEQKVLRVADVNSFAGHIACDANSRSEIVIPLFKDGKPYGVLDIDSPDLDRFTEDDERNLTEFGEVFLSHVD, from the coding sequence ATGCAAGAAGTTAAAAACTTAGTCAACCAACAATTAGATGCACTATTAACTGGAGAACGCGATCAAGTTGCAAACATGGCCAACGCCTCAGCCCTATTAAACCAAACACTCCCAAACATTAACTGGGTGGGATTTTATCGCTATGAATCTAAAAATGATGAACTGATTTTAGGACCATTCCAAGGCAATGTTGCATGTATCCATATCAAAAATGGCAACGGCGTTTGTGGAACAGCACTAAAAGAACAAAAAGTACTTAGAGTTGCTGATGTTAATTCATTTGCCGGACACATTGCTTGTGACGCCAACTCACGTTCAGAAATTGTCATTCCATTATTCAAGGATGGCAAACCTTATGGTGTTTTAGATATCGATTCCCCAGATTTGGATCGATTCACAGAAGATGATGAGCGTAACCTAACCGAATTTGGCGAAGTATTCTTAAGCCATGTTGACTAA
- the rpsD gene encoding 30S ribosomal protein S4, translating to MSRYTGPSWRISRRLGISLSGTGKELARRPYAPGDHGQGRRGKLSEYGLQLHEKQKLRFMYGLTERQFANLFTRAGKIREGKHGVNFMILLERRLDNMVYRLGLATTRRQARQLVNHGHITVDGKRVDIPSYEVKEGQVISVREKSKDIQVIKDAVEAVVGRPQYVQFDADKLEGSLVRLPQREELDADIDESLIVEYYNKL from the coding sequence ATGTCTAGATATACAGGTCCAAGTTGGAGAATTTCACGTCGTTTAGGTATCTCACTTTCAGGTACTGGTAAGGAACTTGCTCGTCGCCCTTATGCTCCTGGTGATCATGGTCAAGGTCGTCGCGGTAAGCTTTCTGAATACGGTTTGCAACTCCACGAAAAGCAAAAGCTTCGTTTTATGTACGGTTTAACTGAACGCCAATTCGCTAACTTGTTTACGCGTGCTGGTAAAATCCGTGAAGGTAAGCATGGTGTTAACTTCATGATCTTACTTGAAAGACGTTTGGACAACATGGTTTACCGTTTAGGTTTGGCTACTACTCGTCGTCAAGCTCGTCAATTAGTTAACCACGGTCACATTACTGTTGATGGCAAACGTGTTGATATTCCTTCATACGAAGTTAAAGAAGGACAAGTTATTTCAGTTCGTGAAAAGTCAAAGGATATTCAAGTTATCAAGGATGCTGTTGAAGCTGTTGTGGGTCGTCCACAATATGTTCAATTCGATGCTGACAAGCTTGAAGGTTCATTGGTACGTCTTCCACAACGTGAAGAACTCGATGCTGATATTGACGAATCATTAATCGTTGAATACTACAACAAGCTATAA
- a CDS encoding replication-associated recombination protein A has protein sequence MQQPLAYRMRPTKIEEIVGQQDLVGPGKIIDRMVKAKMLSSMILYGPPGTGKTSIASAIAGSTKYAFRILNAATDSKKDLQVVAEEAKMSGTVVLLLDEIHRLDKSKQDFLLPLLEKGSIILIGATTENPYISINPAIRSRTQIFEVHPLSPEDIAKAIDRALSDSKNGLGEYDVDLKDEARDFLSKATNGDLRTALNALELAVKSTSPDTNGKIAITLSVIEECLQRKALTSDKNGDAHYDVISALQKSIRGSDADAALHYAARLIESGDLISLMRRLLVIAYEDIGMANPAACARAVSAVDAARQLGLPEARIPIANAIIELALSPKSNSAMSAIDGALSDVRSGNYGDVPIHLKDAHYKGAAKLGRGVEYKYPHDYPNDWVQQQYLPDKIKSAQYYVPKENGKIEQRFKEQYEKLRQVSRK, from the coding sequence ATGCAACAACCTTTGGCGTACAGAATGCGCCCAACTAAAATTGAAGAAATTGTTGGCCAGCAAGACCTCGTCGGCCCAGGAAAAATCATCGACAGAATGGTCAAAGCTAAAATGCTATCATCAATGATTTTGTATGGACCACCAGGAACTGGAAAAACCAGTATTGCTAGTGCAATTGCCGGCTCAACCAAGTACGCATTTCGAATCTTAAACGCCGCCACAGATTCAAAAAAAGATCTGCAGGTTGTCGCGGAAGAGGCAAAAATGAGTGGTACTGTAGTTTTATTATTAGATGAAATCCACCGTTTAGATAAATCAAAACAAGACTTTTTACTACCACTTTTGGAAAAGGGTTCAATTATCCTTATTGGTGCAACTACGGAAAATCCATACATTAGCATCAATCCGGCCATTAGAAGCCGGACTCAAATCTTTGAAGTCCATCCCCTATCCCCTGAAGATATTGCAAAGGCAATTGATCGTGCTTTATCAGATTCAAAAAATGGTCTTGGTGAATACGATGTTGATTTGAAGGATGAGGCTCGTGACTTTTTATCAAAGGCAACGAACGGCGACTTACGAACCGCACTAAATGCATTGGAATTAGCGGTCAAATCCACGTCTCCAGATACCAATGGTAAGATAGCAATCACGCTCTCCGTAATTGAAGAATGCCTTCAGCGTAAAGCACTCACTTCCGACAAAAACGGTGATGCTCACTATGACGTGATTTCCGCACTACAAAAATCAATTCGGGGTTCCGATGCAGATGCTGCCTTGCATTACGCTGCCAGATTGATTGAATCAGGAGATTTAATTTCCTTAATGAGGAGATTACTAGTTATTGCTTACGAAGATATCGGAATGGCTAACCCAGCTGCATGTGCTCGGGCAGTTTCTGCAGTAGACGCGGCAAGGCAACTTGGTTTACCTGAAGCAAGAATTCCAATTGCCAACGCAATTATTGAGTTGGCGTTAAGTCCCAAGTCAAATTCTGCTATGTCAGCCATCGATGGCGCCCTATCGGACGTCCGCTCGGGAAATTATGGTGACGTTCCAATTCACCTAAAAGATGCCCATTATAAAGGCGCAGCTAAACTGGGGCGAGGTGTCGAATACAAATATCCCCACGACTATCCTAATGATTGGGTACAACAACAATACTTGCCTGATAAAATCAAGAGTGCCCAATATTATGTGCCAAAGGAAAACGGCAAGATTGAACAACGTTTTAAAGAGCAGTACGAAAAATTGCGCCAAGTTTCTCGCAAATAA
- a CDS encoding universal stress protein, giving the protein MLQQYKQILVPVDGSYEAELAYKKGVAVALRNQATLHLVHVVDTRAFQNISSFDTSMVEQVTDTAKKTLDKYVEDAKAAGLQNIDYSIEYGAPKSVIAKDIPENLNIDLIMIGATGLNAVERLLIGSVTEYVTRTAVSDVLVVRTDLENKPAVDPKKKA; this is encoded by the coding sequence ATGCTACAACAATACAAACAAATTTTAGTTCCAGTTGATGGTTCTTACGAAGCTGAACTTGCATACAAAAAAGGGGTTGCAGTTGCCCTTCGTAACCAAGCAACATTGCACTTAGTTCACGTTGTTGACACTCGTGCGTTCCAGAACATTTCTAGTTTTGACACATCGATGGTTGAACAAGTGACTGATACAGCAAAGAAAACTTTAGATAAATATGTTGAGGACGCAAAGGCTGCGGGCCTACAAAACATTGATTACTCAATCGAGTACGGGGCTCCAAAGAGTGTAATTGCAAAGGATATTCCAGAAAACCTTAACATCGACTTGATCATGATTGGTGCTACTGGTCTTAACGCTGTTGAAAGATTATTAATTGGTTCAGTTACTGAATATGTAACTAGAACTGCAGTGTCAGACGTTCTGGTTGTTAGAACTGACCTAGAGAACAAACCAGCAGTCGATCCAAAGAAAAAAGCTTAA
- a CDS encoding helix-turn-helix domain-containing protein has protein sequence MSSRYCGDAIKKKRLEIGMSQQDLSEGICTQGMISQIEADNVSPRSDIAVKLFKRLNLNFNDVIDNDSYDKNVFEVIATHLQKHCYKKADESSDRVTAMLLEKPKYRGINHCFKGYSRLFVEDDAQGALAEFTECLTSYQKYIGDLYVAWASLGMGLVFKKMGLKDHALTNVKRAATKLVTLEDSKDATIESVTDIYMDVLVVCLELEEYSLLAEYADAIIDYQKGMGENSNSSQPSTIYRLAEIYELKSKAFFGLGKHVDGTFNQMIAYSMAIHEGDQHLADKIFAGNQDLFKLVKEKIVPFEGRKTLLG, from the coding sequence ATGTCATCCAGATATTGTGGGGATGCTATCAAGAAGAAAAGATTAGAGATTGGAATGTCACAGCAGGATTTATCCGAAGGAATTTGTACCCAGGGGATGATTAGCCAAATCGAGGCAGATAATGTTTCTCCTAGGAGTGATATCGCTGTTAAGCTCTTTAAGCGTCTCAATTTGAATTTTAACGACGTGATTGATAATGATAGTTACGATAAAAACGTGTTCGAAGTAATTGCTACACATTTGCAAAAGCATTGTTATAAGAAGGCAGATGAAAGCTCTGACAGGGTAACAGCAATGTTACTTGAAAAACCAAAGTACCGGGGAATAAACCATTGCTTTAAAGGCTATAGCCGTTTATTTGTTGAAGATGATGCCCAAGGTGCACTAGCAGAATTCACGGAGTGTTTGACTAGCTATCAGAAGTACATTGGTGATTTATATGTAGCGTGGGCTTCATTAGGAATGGGACTAGTATTCAAAAAGATGGGATTAAAGGACCATGCGCTAACGAATGTTAAACGGGCAGCAACTAAGCTGGTCACCCTTGAGGATAGTAAGGATGCCACAATTGAATCGGTTACAGATATTTACATGGATGTCTTAGTGGTGTGCCTTGAACTTGAGGAATATTCCTTATTAGCAGAATATGCTGACGCAATTATTGACTATCAAAAGGGTATGGGCGAAAACTCAAATTCAAGCCAACCATCAACAATCTACCGGCTAGCAGAGATTTATGAATTGAAGTCAAAAGCATTCTTTGGATTGGGAAAACATGTTGATGGGACCTTTAACCAAATGATTGCGTATTCGATGGCAATTCATGAAGGTGACCAACACTTGGCGGATAAGATATTTGCGGGTAATCAAGATTTATTTAAATTAGTTAAAGAGAAAATCGTTCCGTTTGAAGGGCGAAAAACATTGTTAGGATAA
- a CDS encoding DNA-3-methyladenine glycosylase I, with the protein MVIRCEWATKSPELMIYHDTRWGKPVFETNELFHALCLEIMQAGLTFQTVLKFEQGLLDAFDGFEVNRIAKFSTGQVEQLYSDKRIIRNHAKIDAIVNNARVVAENPAEFKQITWGTTNSTPIDHLLTEDLDQESIKQFVKKYVDQYKKMGLTRMGPTTTYSFLQAAGIVNDHLVNCEFR; encoded by the coding sequence ATGGTAATAAGATGTGAATGGGCAACCAAAAGCCCGGAGCTAATGATTTATCACGACACTAGGTGGGGAAAACCAGTATTTGAAACTAATGAGCTATTTCATGCATTGTGCTTAGAGATTATGCAGGCGGGACTGACTTTTCAAACAGTACTTAAGTTTGAGCAAGGACTACTGGATGCGTTTGATGGTTTTGAAGTTAATCGGATTGCGAAATTTTCAACTGGACAAGTTGAGCAACTGTATTCTGATAAGCGAATTATTAGAAATCACGCTAAGATTGATGCAATAGTCAACAACGCCCGAGTAGTGGCTGAAAATCCAGCTGAATTCAAACAAATTACGTGGGGGACAACTAATTCAACCCCAATTGATCATTTACTAACGGAAGACTTAGACCAAGAATCCATTAAGCAATTTGTGAAAAAGTATGTTGACCAATACAAAAAAATGGGGTTGACCAGAATGGGGCCAACCACGACTTATAGCTTTTTACAAGCAGCTGGAATTGTTAATGATCACCTGGTTAATTGTGAATTTAGGTAA